The following are encoded in a window of Microvirga ossetica genomic DNA:
- a CDS encoding alpha/beta fold hydrolase translates to MYRLLLGVVAALMLACPVAAELLPFPAAFRTQDIDANGVTLHVRTGGEGPVVVLIHGFGDTGDMWAPLAADLVRDHRVIVPDLRGMGLSSHPQEGYDKRTQAGDIRTILTSLGIDQATIVGHDIGTMVAYAYAVRYPDKTQKLVVMDAPVPGIPPWETIVRNPLLWHFDFGGPDVERLVEGRERIYLDRFWNEFAGDPAKIDEEARQHYARLYARPGAMHSAFAQFRSIRQDAEDNKVSITTKLSMPVLAIGGEKSFGAAEAVVMRNAASDVTEVVIPAAGHWLMEEQPEATIAAVRTFVTSRR, encoded by the coding sequence ATGTATAGATTATTGCTAGGAGTTGTCGCTGCGCTGATGCTGGCCTGCCCTGTAGCCGCAGAACTTCTGCCCTTTCCGGCCGCCTTTCGAACGCAGGACATCGACGCCAATGGCGTAACGCTGCATGTGCGGACTGGCGGCGAAGGACCAGTGGTCGTGCTCATCCATGGTTTTGGTGATACCGGCGATATGTGGGCTCCCCTGGCAGCGGACCTCGTCCGTGATCACCGCGTCATCGTTCCCGACCTGCGCGGCATGGGCCTCTCTTCACACCCGCAGGAAGGCTACGATAAGCGGACCCAGGCTGGGGATATCCGGACCATCTTGACCTCGCTTGGCATCGACCAAGCCACCATTGTTGGCCATGATATCGGAACGATGGTCGCTTACGCCTACGCGGTCCGCTATCCTGACAAGACACAGAAGCTGGTCGTCATGGATGCACCCGTTCCCGGGATTCCGCCCTGGGAGACCATCGTTCGCAATCCGCTTCTCTGGCATTTTGATTTCGGTGGCCCCGATGTGGAGCGGCTAGTTGAGGGTCGGGAGCGGATCTATCTCGACCGGTTCTGGAACGAGTTCGCGGGCGATCCAGCGAAGATCGATGAGGAAGCGCGCCAGCATTACGCTCGCCTCTATGCCCGCCCTGGTGCGATGCATTCGGCGTTTGCCCAGTTTCGCTCCATCCGGCAGGATGCTGAGGACAACAAGGTTTCGATAACGACGAAGCTCTCAATGCCTGTCCTGGCGATCGGTGGGGAGAAGTCTTTCGGCGCGGCCGAAGCCGTTGTGATGCGCAACGCGGCTAGCGATGTAACCGAGGTGGTCATTCCAGCGGCAGGCCATTGGCTGATGGAGGAACAGCCGGAGGCCACGATTGCGGCGGTAAGGACGTTCGTCACGTCGCGGCGATGA
- a CDS encoding SDR family oxidoreductase: MKRLIDKVAIVTGASSGIGRATAKLFAAEGAKVVVGARRARELDSLVDEIRSAGGLAVAVAGDVRSEDYHRTLVATAVSNFGRLDIAFNNAGILGEAGPSTGVSEAGFQDALTVNLTASFLAAKHQVAEMVKNGGGSVIFTSTFVGYSFAFPQVAAYAASKSGLIGLTQALAAEFGPSNVRVNAILPGAVDTDMYRTMNDTADKQTFVTNLHALKRVAAPDEIARSVLYLASDDASFVTGTAALLDGGASITRT, from the coding sequence ATGAAACGGTTAATCGACAAAGTTGCCATCGTGACCGGAGCGAGTTCCGGCATCGGAAGGGCCACTGCCAAACTCTTTGCAGCCGAAGGCGCCAAGGTTGTGGTCGGCGCACGCCGAGCGCGCGAACTCGACAGCTTGGTTGATGAGATCAGGTCAGCTGGCGGCCTTGCGGTAGCCGTTGCAGGAGATGTCCGCTCGGAAGACTATCACAGGACGCTCGTCGCCACTGCTGTCAGCAATTTCGGTAGGCTCGACATCGCTTTCAACAACGCTGGCATCCTCGGCGAGGCTGGTCCCAGCACCGGTGTCTCGGAGGCTGGCTTCCAGGACGCCCTTACGGTTAACCTGACGGCCTCGTTTCTTGCCGCCAAGCATCAGGTTGCCGAGATGGTCAAGAACGGGGGTGGTTCGGTGATCTTCACCTCAACATTCGTCGGTTACAGCTTCGCCTTCCCCCAGGTTGCAGCCTATGCCGCCAGCAAGTCCGGATTGATCGGACTGACGCAGGCGCTGGCTGCGGAATTCGGTCCGTCGAACGTGCGCGTCAATGCCATCCTTCCCGGCGCTGTTGATACCGACATGTACCGCACCATGAACGACACCGCTGACAAGCAAACCTTCGTCACCAACCTCCACGCGCTGAAGCGTGTTGCGGCACCGGACGAGATCGCCCGCTCGGTGCTCTATCTCGCGTCGGACGACGCAAGCTTCGTCACCGGCACTGCGGCCCTCTTGGACGGCGGCGCCTCCATCACCAGAACCTGA
- a CDS encoding LysR family transcriptional regulator, giving the protein MLRVEGIAAFVAAVEGGSISEAARRLRLSKSVVSERLAELERSLGGQLLRRTTRKLTLTEDGAVFLDRARRIVREINEAAADMAERRGTLTGPLRIAAPVTFGRMHLGPALYPFLMQHPGVELTLDMDDRRVDASAGGYDAIVRHGAMADSRLVAWTLAPSRRLLTASPDYLARHGTPATLSDLEGHRGIFYTNRGIADWRFQTPDGAVAIRGKLGLGINNGDMMRDAVIAGLGIALLPTFIAGPAIRDGSLVEVDIGYKPEAEFIYMAHPEGRNPSAKLRAIADHLRRAFGSPPYWEPDAGASGDRN; this is encoded by the coding sequence ATGCTCAGGGTGGAGGGGATTGCGGCCTTTGTTGCAGCGGTGGAGGGCGGCTCGATCAGCGAAGCGGCCCGGCGCCTGCGCCTGTCGAAGTCGGTCGTCAGCGAACGACTGGCAGAACTGGAAAGGTCTCTCGGAGGTCAACTGCTGCGCCGTACAACGCGCAAGCTGACGCTGACCGAGGACGGCGCGGTCTTTCTCGACCGCGCCCGTCGCATCGTCCGAGAGATCAACGAGGCGGCTGCCGATATGGCGGAGCGGCGGGGTACGCTCACCGGTCCGCTCAGGATCGCTGCCCCTGTCACCTTCGGGCGGATGCACCTCGGCCCGGCGCTCTACCCCTTCCTCATGCAGCATCCCGGGGTCGAACTGACCCTCGATATGGATGACCGGCGGGTTGATGCATCAGCCGGTGGTTATGACGCGATCGTGCGCCATGGTGCGATGGCCGACTCCCGGCTTGTGGCTTGGACGCTCGCACCCAGCCGCCGCCTGTTGACGGCTTCGCCCGACTATCTGGCTCGCCACGGAACGCCTGCCACACTTTCCGACCTCGAAGGCCATCGTGGCATCTTCTACACCAATCGAGGGATCGCCGACTGGCGCTTTCAAACGCCTGATGGTGCAGTCGCCATCCGGGGAAAGCTGGGCCTCGGCATCAACAATGGCGACATGATGCGCGATGCGGTGATTGCCGGCCTCGGTATTGCACTGCTGCCCACGTTTATCGCCGGCCCAGCGATCCGGGACGGAAGCCTAGTCGAAGTCGATATCGGCTACAAACCGGAAGCAGAATTCATTTACATGGCGCACCCTGAGGGCCGCAATCCATCCGCCAAGTTGCGGGCGATTGCGGACCATCTGAGGAGGGCCTTCGGCAGTCCGCCTTATTGGGAACCGGACGCAGGAGCGAGCGGCGATCGGAATTAG